In Musa acuminata AAA Group cultivar baxijiao chromosome BXJ2-3, Cavendish_Baxijiao_AAA, whole genome shotgun sequence, the following proteins share a genomic window:
- the LOC135607750 gene encoding uncharacterized protein LOC135607750 produces MGAAAMASAPACGVIRSWTLPSLVGAYLDLALAYLFLCGAFLTYLASKFLALFGLSLPCSCRDEYLVRKIEGVHVAVRGRFPFDFACRHCRRRCCCYDDDDAVKDCGFGAATRGVPDMGGGGGQQEESCGSVWKPSASNRLKLPDGAESGNYFGRDQMDVVNGIDILHAETPPAVHRRQRRRKSMIVRRISRPASLSPPLQFGWGTGGTADSPFSCKVQRRGFEDIPSPDRILGNHISSTKTQFTEDTSCGLKQVCGSKGNESIVIRDLKEVLDRERSALAALYLDLEKERSASATAADEAMAMISRLQEEKASIEMEARQFQRMVVEKSVYDEEEMEILKEIILQQEREKHVLEKEVEAYRAMMFNDGDVQQPLENYQIDVAQLLGENRCPSFGSSYNPELVLEEIHKSIEKKEKLKDKMKFLDDRGHLVAKKQNSISHFDRMPMSVSVAENAIQKHNMEKVHPKTPDIGDECNVQDKSMVTMEGFTSSMQKERSGCEKLSKLDELEETGSHELTSDTNDEDTARNRKIKTEVPIGDLCMRHGQNTPKTTTESFQFETDASVLDVHVINDKTDPDENENVEQMDFSQKGCTSSTYYEYNTTNEPSMTDVLDDPSTPDSDTRWTYVELNIHRSHSDNTKTGHSMDSSRQRASWFHPRRSSTSAVDNERFKIENEVEVLRKRLKLIQQGRKKLNLSAEQREKEANNLQLLDEISCQLQEIRKEAGPGTSTHQSSLPPLSSEVNLRKRRHSVSGAIRESNT; encoded by the exons ATGGGTGCAGCAGCAATGGCGAGCGCCCCCGCTTGCGGCGTGATCCGGAGCTGGACGCTGCCCTCCTTGGTTGGCGCCTATCTGGACCTCGCCCTCGCCTACCTCTTCCTCTGCGGCGCCTTCCTCACCTACCTCGCCTCCAAGTTCCTCGCCCTCTTCGGCCTTTCCCTCCCTTGCTCCTGTCGTGACGAATACCTCGTCCGCAAGATCGAAGGCGTTCACGTGGCTGTCCGCGGGAGGTTTCCTTTCGATTTCGCCTGTCGTCACTGTCGCCGCCGCTGCTGTTGCTACGACGATGATGATGCTGTTAAAGATTGCGGTTTTGGAGCCGCCACTCGAGGAGTACCAGatatgggaggaggaggagggcagcAGGAGGAGTCGTGTGGCTCTGTCTGGAAACCCAGTGCGTCGAACAGGTTGAAGCTGCCTGATGGAGCGGAATCTGGGAATTATTTTGGCAGAGACCAGATGGATGTTGTTAATGGAATAGATATTCTCCATGCTGAAACACCTCCGGCCGTTCACCGCCGGCAGCGACGGAGGAAAAGTATGATAGTTAGGAGGATATCTCGGCCCGCTTCACTTTCGCCACCTTTGCAGTTTGGATGGGGAACAGGAGGAACAGCTGACAGTCCCTTCAGCTGCAAAGTGCAGCGGCGAGGGTTTGAAGACATCCCCTCACCTGATCGGATTTTAG GGAATCATATCTCAAGCACCAAAACACAGTTTACCGAGGACACTTCATGTGGCCTCAAGCAAGTTTGTGGATCTAAAGGAAATGAGTCTATCGTTATAAGAGATCTGAAAGAGGTGCTTGATCGAGAGCGCTCTGCTCTTGCTGCCCTCTATCTTGATCTAGAAAAAGAGAGGAGTGCTTCTGCTACTGCGGCTGATGAAGCGATGGCGATGATATCGCGACTTCAGGAGGAGAAGGCTTCTATCGAAATGGAAGCTCGGCAGTTCCAGAGGATGGTCGTAGAGAAATCCGTGTATGACGAGGAAGAGATGGAGATTCTTAAGGAGATAATATTGCAGCAGGAAAGAGAGAAACATGTTCTGGAAAAGGAAGTTGAAGCATATCGGGCCATGATGTTCAATGATGGTGATGTTCAGCAGCCATTGGAGAATTATCAGATTGATGTGGCACAGCTGCTGGGAGAGAATCGCTGTCCTTCCTTTGGCTCGTCCTATAACCCTGAACTCGTGTTAGAAGAGATTCATAAATCCATTGAGAAAAAGGAAAAGTTGAAGGATAAAATGAAATTTCTTGATGATCGTGGGCATTTGGTTGCTAAGAAACAGAACTCCATCTCTCATTTTGACAGGATGCCCATGTCGGTTAGTGTAGCCGAAAATGCAATACAAAAGCATAATATGGAGAAGGTTCATCCAAAAACACCAGACATTGGAGATGAGTGCAATGTGCAGGACAAAAGCATGGTGACAATGGAAGGCTTCACATCTTCTATGCAGAAAGAAAGATCTGGTTGTGAGAAATTAAGCAAATTAGATGAGTTGGAAGAAACCGGAAGTCATGAACTGACTTCCGACACAAATGATGAAGATACTGCAAGAAATAGAAAAATTAAGACAGAAGTTCCTATTGGTGATTTATGTATGAGGCATGGTCAAAATACACCTAAAACAACTACTGAATCATTTCAGTTTGAGACTGATGCATCCGTACTTGATGTACatgttataaatgataaaacagaTCCAGATGAAAATGAAAATGTGGAACAGATGGACTTTTCCCAGAAGGGATGCACTTCAAGCACATATTACGAGTATAACACCACAAATGAACCATCCATGACAGATGTACTTGATGATCCTTCAACACCTGATTCAGATACAAGATGGACATATGTCGAACTGAATATCCATAGAAGCCATTCAGATAACACAAAGACTGGGCACTCCATGGATAGTTCACGACAGAGGGCCTCATGGTTTCATCCAAGGAGGAGTTCAACATCAGCAGTCGACAATGAGAGATTTAAAATTGAAAATGAAGTTGAGGTCTTAAGAAAAAGGCTAAAGCTAATTCAACAAGGAAGAAAAAAGTTGAACTTGTCAGCGGAACAGAGAGAAAAGGAAGCCAACAATTTACAACTTTTAGATGAAATATCTTGTCAACTTCAAGAAATCAGAAAGGAAGCAGGACCTGGAACAAGCACACACCAATCGTCTTTACCACCTTTATCTTCCGAG GTTAATCTGAGGAAAAGGCGTCACAGTGTTTCTGGGGCAATACGTGAGAGCAACACTTGA
- the LOC135607749 gene encoding cysteine proteinase 1-like, translating into MDHLFVSVLLLCSVAAASSFSGIAAGADGDPLILQVVDDEKGELALSAEAHFASFVRRFGKTYADEEERDLRFKVFKANLHRAARYQRLDPTAIHGVTKFSDLTPAEFRRAYLGLRRPEAHKSTHEAPILPTDDLPTDFDWRDYGAVTGVKNQGSCGSCWSFSTAGALEGANFLATGKLESLSEQQLVDCDHECDSDEPDACDQGCNGGLMTTAFQYLLKSGGLEREEDYPYTGTDRGSCKFDKSKIAASVQNFSVISTNEDQIAANLVKHGPLAIGINSVFMQTYIGGVSCPYICGRHLDHGVLLVGYGSAGYSPIRLKDKPFWIIKNSWGENWGEHGYYKICRGRNICGVDSMVSSVSAIHTQQDQ; encoded by the exons ATGGATCACCTTTTCGTCTCCGTCCTCCTCTTGTGTTCGGTGGCGGCCGCCTCTTCTTTCTCCGGCATCGCCGCAGGAGCCGACGGCGATCCGCTGATCCTGCAGGTGGTGGACGACGAGAAGGGCGAGCTGGCGCTGAGCGCGGAGGCGCACTTCGCCAGCTTCGTGAGGCGGTTCGGGAAGACGTACGCCGACGAGGAGGAGCGCGACCTCCGGTTCAAGGTGTTCAAGGCGAACCTGCACCGGGCGGCGCGGTACCAGCGGCTCGACCCCACCGCCATCCACGGCGTCACCAAGTTCTCCGACCTTACCCCCGCCGAGTTCCGCCGCGCTTACCTCGGCCTCCGCCGCCCCGAGGCCCACAAGTCCACCCACGAGGCACCCATCCTCCCCACCGACGATCTCCCCACTGATTTCGACTGGAGGGACTATGGCGCCGTCACCGGCGTCAAGAATCAG gGTTCTTGTGGCTCGTGCTGGTCCTTCAGCACCGCAGGGGCTCTGGAAGGGGCGAACTTTTTGGCCACCGGAAAGCTAGAAAGCCTCAGCGAGCAGCAGCTCGTGGATTGCGATCatgag TGTGATTCAGATGAACCTGATGCATGCGACCAAGGATGCAATGGCGGTCTTATGACAACTGCATTCCAGTATTTACTGAAATCTGGTGGGCTTGAGCGGGAGGAAGACTACCCTTACACTGGGACAGACCGTGGTTCTTGCAAGTTTGACAAGTCGAAAATTGCTGCTTCAGTTCAAAACTTCAGTGTTATCTCCACTAATGAAGATCAAATTGCTGCAAACCTTGTGAAACATGGCCCTCTTGCAA TTGGTATAAATTCAGTGTTCATGCAAACATATATAGGAGGTGTCTCATGCCCTTATATTTGTGGAAGGCATTTGGATCATGGTGTGCTCCTGGTGGGCTATGGTTCTGCTGGTTATTCACCAATTCGCCTAAAGGACAAGCCCTTCTGGATCATAAAGAACTCCTGGGGTGAAAACTGGGGAGAGCATGGCTACTACAAGATCTGCAGGGGTCGAAATATATGTGGAGTGGATTCCATGGTCTCTTCTGTGAGTGCAATTCACACTCAACAAGATCAGTAA